aaataacttgattaaagtcacatagctaataaCTAGGTGGAACTGAAATATCAAATGTGTCCTAAAACCTTTAACTCCATGCAGTTTTTGGTCATGCAGTTTTCCCTACAAATGTAGAACATAAGCGGATCTAATAGATCCAGATTGAGAGGGCTAGATTGTCTGATGATTATTGATTTCAGGGACAAAAAATGAAGTTAGCTACAGACTTCTACCAGCAGTGATTCTTACAGTGTGGTCCCCAGAGCGGCAGAATCAGAAGCACCTCAGAATTTGTTAGAAATCCTTATAAAGCAAGTGATTTGAGTCTGACTCCTAATCCAGACTTCCTTCAGGACAGCAGGACTGTCTTTCTCTCTCGTGAATGTGGGTGCTAACAGCTAATACGTGTTGCGTTCTTTCTGAAGAAGGGACAGGCACTGTTCTTCATGCCCTCCTTCTGCTGCACCCCCTTTGCCAACAACCTTTGTAGGTATCTCTTCTAGATTCATTTCGAGATAGGAAACTGTGGGACAAAACGGCTTGCCCACGGTCACCATTTGTAAATGGCAGAGTAAAACCCTGGCCTCCGACTTCCAGCGTCCTAACTTTAAATTGCTACGCGACAACTGCCCAGCCTAAAACTAAGCCCCTACTGAAGCAACAGCCAAGCTCAGCTTGAGAGGGAAGTAAGCAGAAAGACAGGCAGGTGAGGCATAGGATGGttgcagagaaacaaaaacaacttttcaTAGTCTATTGTTAAAACCATAGCATTTTAACACAGTACTATACAATTTAAGAGAATCAAACTATAGGCACACCCAACTTCGAAGCGGCCCCATAGGACTTTCAAGCCCTCCAGGGGGCTGGGCCTGAGGACGGGGAGGAGGTACCTCCATTGGCCGGCCCCGCGGCATCACGGGAGTTCGCCGTACACTAAGGGGCCGACTCCCGCTTTCCACGCACCTGCACTGCGCAGCCGCCCCAGGCACTCTGGAAGGAGGCACTCCTGAGGATTCAGGGCTTCGCTTTCCACAACCAGCTCTCAAGTGGAAGGTCGATGTTTTCGGTGTAAGCGGGGTGCTGCCTAAAGTGAGATTGGCGGGACCACGGTCCGTACCTGCCATCCCGGAACGACAAGTTGGAGCACTGCGTTTCCTGATTGACCACATTGGCGGTCACTTCCGCCCAAGGGTTTGGAATACCGGAGGCGCTTTGGATACGAACAGCACGAAAGGCACTTCCGGTGCCTGTTGCCAAGGCGCCGGCCCCTTGGGCCTAAAGGAGCGACATTATTGGCGTTGTCCTCTCCCCCCTACCTGGGGGTCGAGATGTCGGGGCTCAGCGACCCAGAGAGAGAGGGCTGTCGTAACATGCTCGCCCTACTGGTTGACGATGATATCTTGGCCCTATGCGACACCATCACAAACCGCCTAGTGCAGCCTGAGGACCGCCAGGGTAAGGCTAGAACCCTATCCCCAAGGCCGGCCGCCGCACCCGAGGCCTCACTGGCCCCCAGGTAACGGGATCTTGTGAGTGGAGGAGGTGCAAGGCCTTGTCCCCAACTCATCCTGTACTGCGCTGGGGAGGAACCTTCAGGAATCTCGGTCAGCGCAGCTGTTCAGCAGTTTTGCAACTACAACGCAACCTCGGGTTGCCTCGCCGCGCCCAGTCCCTGGGGGAGGTTGTGGCAGTCGAAAAGGCGCTGGTTTTACCCATTGAGTGTTATAGGGAACTATTTGTTGTTTGGAGGAACCAGAGTACGTGAATAGTCACTTGAGAAAAAAAGGGGAACCAGGGtgtattccattttgttttgatCAGCTGAGTGTGTCAGCTGCTGCTCACGCATTTTCAAGCTGGGAAGTTTAAAACATTTGTATCAATATACTGGTTAAAACAACCACTGTAATAAAAGCAGGTGGTTTGAATGCATGTTTTTTTTGGATCCAGATTGTTTTCTGAGATGATTTTTTTGTAGTCGAAAAACCATTTTCAGAGTCAAACATTTCGGTAGAATAGATTTCAAGGGTTATTAACATTCAGCCTGATTGTAATGAGTACGTATAAAAATGAGTAGCTTAAGCGTTTCTTTTGGTGTGTCACctgtctagttttattttaaatttactggattttatttttaaatgtaaaaattactgCCCCCTGCATTAGTAAAGGCTTACTTACTAAGAATCAGCTTTTTAAGATTGTAGTTTTCTACTTAAGTCAGGTTTACATTGTTATCATTTAAGAAAAATCTCATCTGAAACTTCGTACCATAAACATTACAAGAAGAAATTCCTATGAATTTAGACTGAAAGTGGTTTTAGACTTAATGTAGTTcttcacatttatatattttacattctaaTCACCTCTAAAGACCAGGTGagtgaatttaaaattatagtagATTAAAGTGCTGGATTTAATTGATggatttaaaagcaaataaaaatgaagttctcAGTACAAGAATGTTAAACGGTTTGAAGAAACATTTCtcgaagaggaaaaaaaatcagtaaacatatgaaaaggtaaCCTCTTTAGAAAGCAgcgaaatgaaaaccaaaacatacaatcttttttttttctatgtaccaTATTGGCAAAAAACTTAATGTATAAACTTCAAGCTTTGGTGATCCTGTACAACTTTTAGAACTACCTCTTTGGAAAACAAGTTGGACATTGTCTCCTAAAATGAAAGATTGTTTATTCTGAGGCACACATTCTAGACTGAGCTCAAACTTGAATGTGCCTATGAAATCACtcagggatcttgttaaaatgcagattctggttcaGTAGTTTTAGTGTGGGTAcagaaatttcacatttttaacaagctcATAGGTAATGCTCATCCACTTGCCCCTCTGCAGTGGGAGGCATATGAAAGTAGTAGTTTGTAATTGGACACGCACGATAAAAAGAATGATAGATACTTTGTGATATAGCCATATAATTAACTATGGTTCAACAGTGAACATGAAATAACTAGACCTATGTATATTCATGTAGTTTAATCTCAGAAAAAACATTAAGGGAAAAGATTACAGACTATTGATGGGTTGAAATTTACAGTGttcaaaaaatgcaaaactatattGTTTAGGGATGCATAGTTATGCTGcaactactatttttaaaaaaagggagaataGTAAATGACATTTAGGATAATAGCTACCTGTGAagtgggtgggaagagggaatGGTATTAAGTAGGAAGGTGTAAAATTACAGCCTCAAAGATGTTAGTTATTTCCTGTGTTAAGCTGCATGCTGTGTACTTGAGAGTTCATTTTATTGCTATTCTGTGTACCTCacacatgttaaaaataatctttgatttatcatttaaaataattttctaattaaaaaaagtaCAATCGGGTTTGTGCCTGTTCTTAGAAGTATGGTTATTGATACTTCATGAATACTTAAGTTTCATTATGTATAGAATGAGGAGATTgaactaaaagtttttgcacatctAAATATTGTAACTTTACCCATTTTTATGGATTGTAACTGAATTTAGGTCCATTGGACTTATTAGAAACTTTTTTACTTTGGctcaaattttttcttaaaacactataaaagaaatgctaaaaattcACTTTAtcttataaaaagtgaaatgagagGGAATTTTAGGTAGGGAAGTTTAAAGCCtaaagaaatttcttaaaaaaaaacaaaatctgacaACCCactacctatttttaaaaaatgataaccaTCTCACGTAGAAGCAAAAATGCATGACGAGTATAAATAGAGTATCTGCTGACTTTGGACAAATGTACAAGTGACTCatgattttctatttatctttacaATTTCCTTCTAGATGCTATTCGTGCAATATTAGCATACAGTCAAAATGTAGAAGAACTTCTGAAGCGTAAAAAAGTCCACCGAGATGTCATATTTAAGTACTTGGCATCACAGGGGGTTATTATACCTCCAGCTACTGAAAAACACTGTCTTATCCAGCATGCAAAGGATTATTGGAAAAAGCAATTACATCTGAAATTGAAGGCAACACCAGAGCCAGTTAAGACCACTATGGATGTTAAAATCTTTCAACAGGTAAAAGTGATCTTAGAGTTACAACCTGAACCATAGTTTTGTCTCAGACTCTTTAGCCTAATTCTAGATCTGGGGTAACAtgttaacagttttttaaaataatttttagctttACTTCATATCTTATGTATTCTAAAGGAAGACCAATAAAGCATCTAAAAGACAATATTTCTGACATTtagtaatgtatataaaatattattgtgaTTTGTGAGGCAAAAAAAATTTATCCCCTTATCAAATCAGGagtatttggtttttaaaagaggGTGGATAGACTGCTGGatcaatgtaattttaatttagcctctagttttctgtaattttttttttttttaactttaaaagaatgctattgccctggttgatgtggctcagttggttggagcatcggcccataactgaagggttgcaggttcgattcctggtcagggcacatgcctagttgcaagtttgatccccagtcctgGGCACTTACTGGAGTCAaccaatttttgtttctttctcacatcgatgtttctctttgtctctctgaaagtaatgaaaaatgaatgaatgaatgaatgctattGTAAGCCCTTTctcattttgaaaacattctttggtattaaattgaaaaaatttcataaaagaaaCTTATTcattacatttgatttttttttaacctagaaaaAACTCTGTTGTAAATTTTCTCTGGCTGATGTTGGCTGTTCGTTGTCCTTTATATCCCCACTGTACATTCACACTGTATATTGTGTGAATATTTAAATGTTGATTGAATGAACCTCTGTGCCATTTGCAGATTTTTAAACTACATACCACATTCAAAGTGCACTTTGAGTTAATAAGGTTTTACAGTGAGAGATATTTACCTTCACATTAGGAAAGAATCTTACAAGGACTTCCTTAATGTACTGAAAAGAACTTTGACTTTGAAATCATGACAGATGTGACTTCAAATTAGTGTCTGCCATATTAGATGTGAACTTGTGCAAATAACTTGACCTTTctgagcctttaaaaaaaaatctataaaatgggcataaggATAATACCTAGATCACAAAGCTAGTGAAGTTAAAAGGAAGTAGAACTTAAGTGCAAAGCATGGTGCCCAATATATTAAatagtatgtgctcagtaaatgtaaGATTTCATAACATGTAAATGAGGTATTATGCTCtggaataaataagtgaatgaaaatcTAGCCTATCAGGTATATTTTTACAATAACATTTTctttggggcagggagagaagtaGTGTAAAAGCCATTGTGATTATAGAAAACAACCTATTTCAATAttagaaatatctatttaaaagcTGATATTGTCAACTTCATGATTTATATGCCACAGATATATTCACTTAAAGCATACATTTGAAagtttttgacatattttttcatacttgTGAAACCATTGCCACAATCAATAGGAGATGCTTATGTAAATCATTATTGACTGTACATGATGATATTTTAAGAGGCTTTGTTAAACTTTAATTTCTTAGCTGGATTTTTAGATGTTTAATCTTGGAAATTCTAAAacgatttttcccctttttgcaGAGAGAATTTACTATGCATGGTAGTTTTAGTGAGTTTACATGTAGTTCATATCCCTTCTGAAACAGGTTAgatagaaaaataagagaattaaccttggttttattttgtattttaatcagcaggagaaagaagataaaactgaaaaagttGATTTTCGTCAGTTAGGAAAAGAATTCTGTCACTGGTTCTTTGAACTTCTTAATTCTCAGAATCCTTTTCTTGGACCACCTCAAGATGAATGGGGACCACAGCACTTCTGGCATGATGTCAAGCTTAGGTTTTACTATAACACCTCTGAACAAAATGTGATAGACTACCAAGGAGCAGAAATTGTGAGCCTTCGTCTGCTGTCACTAGTGAAAGAAGAATATCTTTTTCTCAGTCCCAACCTTGATTCCCGCGGATTGAAATGTGCCTCTTCTCCCCATGGTTTGGTTATGGTTGGAGTTGCTGGGACTGTCCACCGAGGGAACACTTGCTTGGGCATTTTTGAACAAATTTTTGGACTCATCCGCTGCCCTTTTGTGGAGAATACTTGGAAAATCAAATTTATCAACCTGAGAATTATTGGAGAGGCTTCACTTGCTCCCGGAGCATTAATGAAACCAGCTATTAAATTTGAACCAAGTGATCTAGAGGCCTTTTATAACGTAATCACTCTATGTGGTACCGGTGAAGTACAACATAATGTAAGGTAGGCATTGGGTCATGGAACTAGAGACCAAGCTTTATGCAGTGGAAACAAGACATTGTTGAACAAAAGAAAATTGAGTTTAGGTTACCCTGTAAAGCAGTAAGAACTGTATGTCAATCTATAAAGAAACTCTTCTAGGTATTACattgacattttaaatgaaatatcttttttgacTATAGACTAATATATTATGTGAATACTTGCCTCTTTCTACTCAAGTTGCAGCAAATGTTCTGAGGGCTTAATGCAGTTCATCAAATAAATTCTACTTTAGATGTTATAAACATTGTGCCTTAGAAAccaggtaatattttatttaactaagtGAATATTCTGCTAATGAGTGTGCTTTTCATGTGGGAAAGGAGTAATGTATTCAAGGCTTCcccttttcaaatttcttttagcGGTCTGGATAATTTTACAAACACATCTTAATGACTATTGTTTTTTTCAAAGTACATATATTAGAGATGTTTAATGTGAAATCaaagttaatattttagaaaacttgaATGACATTCTTATGCAAAAAGTCCAGCAACTTAGCAGGtgtaaaaaaatttactttgcctttttaaaatttgaagaacaTACTTCAAAGTACCGACTGTAGTCcaaggtaaatattttataacctGCAACACTTCCTGAACTGTTTCAGACAATGATAAGTGCTGGGCTCAAGACAGACCTTATCGTGTAAGGCTTTAACAGTTTTATGGAGTATTTATTGTAACACCATATAAAGGAAACACACtgttgaaatttttcaaaagatgTGCCCAATTTCTAACCCTTAAGTGAATTACTGTATTCCTCTTGCTTGATGTTGGATGAggtgaaccaaaaaaaaaaaaaattacaatctaAGAGCATACTCCCTcatcataaattaaaattattagaattttttcaACTGTGATTTGTTTTACTAGGTTTGAGTTATGAGGTTAAGTTGCCAAATTAATTACATATttgctttgaaatttaaatttctcatCACCCAACAGCTACTTGCCGATCTGGATTtagtttgtaattttaatttccaaaatgccCATTGGGAAAAAATTCAGCTGGGAAATGTTGTGATGCTGTATTGTACCTATTGACTTTCTACCTTTAACTCTGCTTGTGATCATCTAGGGTGACTGGAAAGAATTGTGGAAGCAGGAAGAAaatactttcttgtttttttttttttaagtgtcgTACCTCTAATGAGGAGTATAAATTGATGTGTCCtaaaaaacttaataaaagaGGGGAATCTCTTTTCTCAGCTATTGGAATAGCGTATTGTTTAAAGCCAAATTTTCTTTGAGAATGGCATTATAACATGTAATTGATAAATATCCTAAGTaaaggataaattaaaaattattttcattcattttctttgtgcTGTTGATGTCAAGGTCTGCAGAAATATAACTATGGATGCTCAGGATGGGCAGAAATTACTTCTagctatctgtaaaatggaattttttaatatGTGTGATGCTCAGGTAAAGCTGCAAACTGCATGTTTGCTTTAATCACCCTTGaacatttgaaattttcctgATACACTAAATCTGTTGAGAATTTGAGTTATGTTTTATATCCTGTGAATCCCCACAGCTGGTCACACCTGTAGGACATAATGTTTAATtgaatgggtgaaaaagtgaGCAAAAGAAGCTTACATTCTGTATAGAAGAATCTGTGTCTGGGTTTTTGTCTTTGGTGATTCTTATCAATGGCGTTTTTTTGATCACATTGTCAGTTTGAGTTTTATATGTGGATACACGGGAACTCTTAGGCCTCAAACTAACTCAGATTTGGGAAATATTtgaactttaatttaaaatttcctgaatttcagaagtccaaggtcagagtGGGATATACTAGCAGGGGCCCCAAGACTACCTAAAAACTGTTAAAGGGAAGTGGATAAACTTCCCAGTTTGGAGAAAGAAATTTGTTCATGAAGCCTAAAACTTGGGTAGGCTTCTAAGAAGCCAAGAAGAACAGTGCAGATTGAACTCTCCTTTTACCTACTGCCCTTGCTCTGTTCATTTTAGCATAGGGCagagacccccaccccagcctagTCTCTTGCTTTATCACATTCAGCTGGTGTTTGGGAAGTCTGTGGAGGCAAGTGGTAAAGAATAAAACTTTCTATACATAAATCATAGTAATCAGGTGGTCAGATCACAGGAGCACTTGGATTTGATTTGCTGTAGCTTAATAATGGTATCACCGCATTTTTcgaactataagacacaccccccaaatttgggaggacagtgggggtgcgtcttatagtccaaatgtagcttgcctggcttGATGTGGGGGTAGGAGGGTGCagcggtggagcagggtcacaggatattaaatattttaccacatttttttctttaaaaatttccctattttcctcttctaaagcctaggtacatcttatagtcctaaaaatatggtatacatCAAGTATCTTTCTGGGGAAATAAATCTCAAAGTAATAGTAATATCAGTATATTAGTATCTGGAATGCAAAAAATTTCATGTGTCTCATTAGTGAACAGTAATAGGAAAAAAACCATCTCTAATTGATTAAATCTACTTGCAAATGGCAAACACTTGTTAGGAAAATGTTCTTGGGTTTTcagaaaagttaacatttttatgcTAAAGGAAGGCTAGTTACTTAGTCccagtaaaaattttaatagcaccagaaaaaaatttaaagaatagtggtttaattttaaaaatagctaatagAACATTGTGTTTTAACAAAATGGCTTTTGTGGCTAAGTacatcataaaaatgaatgaaaatcataCCTTAACATTTTTCTTAGTATCTGTTTTCACAAATTTAGATGCCCTTTTCTTCACTCATTCCTAGTTAGGGTTGTGGAGAGGTGTTCATCgaccttttgaaaaataagaccTATGTTTCCTCTCCCTAGAAAAAGTATGTTTGCATAAAATACTATAATTGTTGCATATTATTTCATTGAGTTCTTGGACTTCTTTAAAGCACATCTGTGAATCTTACAGGAATTCTTATACTTCATGTTAAAATACTGCCATAATAGTTTTATTTACCCCCAGACTACTGTTctactatattaaaaattaaagttatttttggaAACTTTGTGCCCTTGCCAGACTCCCAAAGCTAGAGTACTAAATCTTATACATGATTCCTAGGAAATCTTGTTAGTTTATGATAGctgtttatttgtaaattatagtTTTCAAAAGATGTCAGATTTAAGACAAAACCTACTGAAATATTGTCAAGTAAAACAAGAATCAGAAttcattttgacaagaaaaatttGAAGAACAATGAACATGCTTTAGAGTGATAAAAATgcgaaaaggaaaatatttttagaaatattttcccaaGACCCTCACAAAAACTACCCTAagaaggtatttaaaaatatgaacattttctcTGAAGGGCCTCCATACGTGATCTACTTTACACCATGTGGTCTCACCTCACCTCCCACACTCACCCCCCACCCTATTTGTTATCTTTGTATGTGGCTAGTTTGCAGCTAGCACAGCCGCGGTGCTAGAAACAGGGTTTTCTGTATCTGGGCTCTCTGTAACCTTATTTGGCATATAGTTACTGAGCATCTACAGTTCGTGACTTACTGAGTCAAGTGCaagataaaataattcattactaGGTTATGTATGTAAAATTATGTTGAATTCAAACTTCAGTCCCTGGGTTTAGATGTCTTAAGGTGTCTTGGATGTCCTTAGATGCCTAAGGTGTCTACATATAGCTGGGGTTTGTAATATCCTTTTGTATGGTCAGAACgagaagaaataatataattgacattttaaatagcTAAGTCATATCTTTAATAATCTAAGTCATATAGATTTTATCAATAAAGAATATAGGATATTTTGACAGATCACTATTTAGAGTTAGAAGGAGAATATTTAAGAATTGTATCAGAGTGCACTGAATCTTTATAGcttattttttctagttcaaACCTTTCTGGAAGTCTTTCAGTAAAAACGTGTTAATATTAAAATTGAATGCTATATTTGCTGTGAGTTAGAAtgtacctcaaaatattaaaccaGAATCTGCAGAATTACTTGTGTTAATTAGAATCAGAGGTCTAAAATTTGTTACCTCCTAATTTCTGTTATCAGTACTGACAAGTTTAATTTTCCCTTTTAGTTAGTTATTTAGTCAGGATTCTTTGGTTagcagttttcattttcagtttttagatACTCTGAATCTCAAGTGTGAAATTATATTTGAGTTAATGAATGTAAGGATTGAAGGAATCCCCTGCAGTCCACTGCCAGCTGTGTTACTTGAACAATGTGGTGTTTTCTGAACAAAAAATTAACTAAGGAAAGCCTTTTTTCCTGGATCCATTTAGTTGCATGAGTTTGCATTCATCTTTTTCATCTCCCATTTTTAACTCTACTAATAGTATCAACACTTAATTGTCTCAAATTGTTGCATGTAAGTTACTTTTGCCTCCTTACATAGATCATAAGGAAATAAGTTCTAGGTAAATTCTTAGAACTGGTGAGTCTTACTTATTTCACAATCTTTTCCCCCAGTGCCTTGCACAAGGATACATAAGCTAAATTTTGGGTGCTTAATATGCTGGGTGCTTTTCTGTGCTCCTTGTGTTtatcatctcatttcatcctgTGGACAGCTAAATGAGGTAGATATCATTGTACTTCTTTTACCAAAAAAACAGGGTTGAATGACTTGACCTCTCAGCATTTGGAGCAAATGCCAGAGCCTAGATTTAAAACCAGCTGTGAGAGCCTGAGAGTCTGGTGATAACTTACTAAGTTATATTGCCTCTTACATGTGGTAGGTTTTTGATGCATCCTTTCCGACTGGTTATCTTCAATATGAAGGTTGTCATTTTCTGGCACTTACTGCCAAAGCA
The sequence above is a segment of the Phyllostomus discolor isolate MPI-MPIP mPhyDis1 chromosome 2, mPhyDis1.pri.v3, whole genome shotgun sequence genome. Coding sequences within it:
- the C2H3orf38 gene encoding uncharacterized protein C3orf38 homolog isoform X2, translated to MSGLSDPEREGCRNMLALLVDDDILALCDTITNRLVQPEDRQDAIRAILAYSQNVEELLKRKKVHRDVIFKYLASQGVIIPPATEKHCLIQHAKDYWKKQLHLKLKATPEPVKTTMDVKIFQQEKEDKTEKVDFRQLGKEFCHWFFELLNSQNPFLGPPQDEWGPQHFWHDVKLRFYYNTSEQNVIDYQGAEIVSLRLLSLVKEEYLFLSPNLDSRGLKCASSPHGLVMVGVAGTVHRGNTCLGIFEQIFGLIRCPFVENTWKIKFINLRIIGEASLAPGALMKPAIKFEPSDLEAFYNVITLCGTGEVQHNVR
- the C2H3orf38 gene encoding uncharacterized protein C3orf38 homolog isoform X1, which gives rise to MSGLSDPEREGCRNMLALLVDDDILALCDTITNRLVQPEDRQDAIRAILAYSQNVEELLKRKKVHRDVIFKYLASQGVIIPPATEKHCLIQHAKDYWKKQLHLKLKATPEPVKTTMDVKIFQQQEKEDKTEKVDFRQLGKEFCHWFFELLNSQNPFLGPPQDEWGPQHFWHDVKLRFYYNTSEQNVIDYQGAEIVSLRLLSLVKEEYLFLSPNLDSRGLKCASSPHGLVMVGVAGTVHRGNTCLGIFEQIFGLIRCPFVENTWKIKFINLRIIGEASLAPGALMKPAIKFEPSDLEAFYNVITLCGTGEVQHNVR